The sequence GCTCAGCCCGTTGATGAAAAAAAAGCTCTAAAAGTTATTGGAATTTGGGAAGTAAAAGGAGATACAATGATAACCTGGATTAGAAATCATGAAAGTTATTTAACGATATCCTTTACCTATGAGCCACCCGTTTTAATTCGTTCTACTAATCCTAGAGTTCGGTTCAGCTTTATTGATAGTTCATTTTCGGCTAAAGATGCTGAAGATCTTGATGTATTAAATATGGAACACCGCTTCTCAACTTTACAGCAGTTTGATCTGATATCCAGAAGTGTAGAGAGCAGTTTTAAAGGCAGTACAAGGTCTCTTGAATATCAAAGTGTTCACGAGGTTATTTGTGTGAAGAACAGTACGACTGATGAAATTACTTATGAGTTTTATAACGGCGATTTCAAAAAGCAATATTACAAGTACACTATAGATTCCAGAGGCATAGGAGAGGCAATTAAATATATTGCCTGCAAGGAATAGCCAGATCAGTTTGTGCGTTTAACCACCGTACCTTCAACTTTAATATCCACTGCGGCAGGAGTAAAGAGAGCGGCCAGTGTTGACCCGGCGGCAATGGCGGTAAATTCAGGACGGTGATCTGAATCTGAAATGGCTAAAAAAGTAAATAAGGCAGAGGCTGAAATCGTAATCACCTTTGAAAACCATAGAAGCCCATTTTTCCCGGACGGATTATTAATAGAGATTTTCAGGTTGGTGATGGCATCGCCATTTTCTTTTTCAATGATTTTATTGAGCCGATTAGAAATGTCTTCGCTGTTTCGGATTTCTATCCAGGAAGAAACTCCCCATTTAGTGAAAGTGAAGCTGAAGTCTTTGAGTTCTTCATAACTACCGGAAACCACAAGTTCGTCATTTGAGTTATAGAAGCTGTGTGTATATGAAACCGGGTGATCGACTTCTTTGGCAGTAACAGCAACGGTAGCGCCTACGGAACATCCGTTCAAAAAAACGAGTGTTGGCATCAAGAGTATCAAAAGCACGAAATGCATGCGACTAGTCATCATCATTGTCCTCCGTACTTTCTTTACTTTCTTTGTTGATGGTATAAACTACGCCGGTATAGTGAATTTTTTCGGTAGAATATTCTCCACCTTCCGATTCCCCGCCCGTGATGGCTCCGGCAATCATAGTTCTCAGAAAAGCCCAAAATGTGACCCCTCTTTCAACTTTCACCTCAACTAATCCATCTGCAATAAAGTGATCAGGGTGGTCATCAAGCGACTTGTAGATAGTGGCACTTAGGTTTTCTTCGAGATATTCATCTCCACCCATCGTTACGCTCAAGCTGGCGTTGTCAGACTCAGAATAGATGGCATCCTCAGAATGTTGCTTATAATAACCGGAAATAATACCCAGCGTATCAGCTCCTGCAGTTGTATGATGCGGACCAAATTGAATGGGCTGGGATTCGGTATCAAACTCAAGAGTATGCCAGGTCTTGCACCCGGAAAACCCCACAAGTAAGCCAGCCAGCAATAGGGTTGAGATAAGCTTATTCATATGCAGGAGTGAAGGTTAGAATGAAATGCCTAACCTGATTATGCAAAAAAATTGGAAATTTTGCTACTGCTTATAGTAACTCAGGTAAGACTTTTCGCAAGGATGACAAAACGGTCATCAGGGGCAGCTGCAGGTCTGAATACCTTTGCTGGTTTATGATCTTGACCAAAAAGTATTTCAAGGCTTTTAAGCCAAAAAGAGTAAACACATACCAGATAGGCTTATAGATTGATCGGAAATAGATAAGGAAAGCACTTCAAAGCTGCAGCAAAGGTTAAAAACCCTGAATACCAATTTTTTTCAATTCAGGAAACTCATCCAATAATCCTTGTCGTATTCTTAGAGAACTATATTCAAACCGATAGGGCCATTCATTCCGAAGATTGCGAAACAGGACTTTTCTGTCCGGTCGGCCAATTAAATCTCTAAGTGCCTTGTCATATCCTAAGATAGGATGGAGGCGGGTTATGATTTTGGTGAGATCATACTGTATATGGGCCAAATCTTCAGTCCGGGGAGGTATTTGATAGTTCAGGGAGCCGGAGGATAATTCAAAAAAGTCAGCCATCTGATCACAGATCATTTTAGTAGCATTAACTTTGGCTTGTTCAGAATAGCCGGCAATATGAGGGGTTGCTATAAATGCGTGTTTAGCCACTTCTGTATTGAAATCAGGCTCACCTTCCCAAACATCCAGCACGTAGTTTTTGACCCTGCCTTCCACATACGCTTTCATTAAAGCTATTTCGTTAATCACACCACCCCGCGCAGCATTGATAACTAGTTTATATGATCGGTTTGATAGTTTCTCCTCATTCAGCCAGTGGAATGTAGAGTACTTGCCTTTTTTATTGAATGGTACGTGAAATGTAAGAATCTCAGCTCCTAGTACTTCATTAAGAGAAGCAGATGTAAATTCAGCCTCTCTTTCTTCACGGGGAGGGTCATACTCAATGCATTCAATGCCGAAATCTTGCAAGAGCTCTGATACTGCAGAACCAGCTTTGCCAACTCCAATCACCCCAACTTTACCAAAAGGCGTATTCGGTTGATGTTTTTCTTTCCAGAGCAAAAGTGAGGTCATCACATATTCAGCAACCGTTCTGGCGTTACACCCATTGGAACTGGCCAGGGTAATACCTTTGCCTTCCAGGTACTCATTATCCAGATGATCGGTGCCGGAAGAAGCCGTACCTATAAACTTTAATTGATTGGGCGGGCTTGGGAAAGTGTCTTCATTCAGATGGGAAACGGTTCGAACAATTAAGGCATCGGCTTGATTTAGATCAGGAATCCCTTCTGAAAGATTATGAGTTGAGAGTTTACATTCTGAAGGAATGAGTTCCTCAATTTTATACAGATTTTGGTCAGCTGCAACGTATATCAAAAAGTCCTGTTTGAAATGAGAAATAAAGTTTTATAGTGTCTATACTTGAACCATGGACACAAAATACAATATAGTATCACTTATACGCAAAAAGCGAGACGGGAAAACGCTGGAGAAAGAAGAAATTCAGCATCTCATTAACTTGTACACCGCTGATGAAATCCCTGATTACCAGATCAGTGCCTTTTTAATGGCGGCTTTTCTGAACGGGATGAATGATGAGGAATCGGCAGCTTTTACAGAAGCTATGCTCCATTCCGGTGAAATTGTTGACTTATCCCATGTAAAAGGTAAGAAAGTAGATAAGCACTCAACCGGGGGAGTGGGAGATAAACTCTCGCTCATTTTAGCTCCTGTTGTTGCTTCAGCCGGTGTTCCGGTCCCAATGATTTCAGGACGAGGCTTAGGACATACGGGTGGGACGCTTGATAAACTGGAATCCATCCCAGGTTTTAATGTGGATATGGATTTGGCCAGATATAAAGAAATTATTGGGAAACATGACTTGGTACTGGCTGGTCAGACCAAAGAAATAGCCCCAGCCGATAAACGCTTGTATGCTCTTCGGGATGTTACAGCCACGGTAGAATCTATTCCGCTTATTGCCGGAAGTATCATGAGTAAGAAGCTTGCTGAAGGAATTGATGCTTTGGTTCTGGACGTGAAGGCAGGCTCCGGCGCCTTCATGAAAACAACAGAAGATGCCATTAAACTTGGGGAAGCTTTAGTAGGGATTGGAACTCAGTTTGAGAAAGAGACCATCGCCTACATTACGAACATGAATCAGCCACTGGGATATAAAATTGGTAATTGGCTGGAAGTGGAAGAGTGCATTGATGCCATGCATGGGGACGGTCCAGATGACATTATGGAGATAACCCACCTGTTGTCAGGGACGATGATTTATCTGGGCGGAAAAGCAAAAGATGTTTCAGAAGGTATTGAAATCAGCAAAAAACAAATTGAAAGCGGTGCGGCCTTTCAGAAATGGCTGGATATTGTAGAAGAGCAAGGTGGTGATGTGGAAATGATTAAATCACCCGAAAATTATCCAATAGCTAAATATGAGTTTGAGATTAAGTCTGACAAAGACGGTTACGTATCTGAGATGGATTCCTTTGAAATTGGGATGGCATCTGTAGAAATGGGAGCTGGACGAAAAACCAAAGAAGATGATGTAGATCCGCAGGCAGGAATTATCCTCAAAAAGAAAATTGGTGATAAAATCACTAAAGGTGAAACAATTTTGGCTGGTTATACGAACAAGCCATCAGCAATAGAGGCTGCAAGCGATCAATTATTCGGGGCAGTTACTATTGCGAACACTAAACCCGAGGCAGTGCATTTGGTGAGTCATACAATTGACAAAAAAGGCAGCAGAGCATTTGAGCTTTAAGTTGCTTGAAATACACTAATAATCGGTTAATTTAGTTGGTAGTTTAAACAGGGCATTTAAAATAAAGGAAAGTATTATGTTTCAACGATTTATCCGTGCTATAAAATCTATGTTCGGTGGTTTGATAAGCTCAATGGAAGATCCAAAACTCATTCTTGAGCAAAACATTCGGGATTTGAACGATCAAATTCCTCAAATGAATGAAAACATTGCGACGGTAAAAGCTAATCTGTTGATGCTCCAAAAGGAGATGAATCGCAATGAAAAAGCGATACAGGATTTAACAGCTAAGGTTAAGTCAGCCATTCAGGCCGACCGTGATGATATCGCAGAGGGATACGCTCTTCAGCTTGAAAAAGCCAAGGAGAATTACGCACACACCAAAGATCAGCTTCAGTTTGCAGATAGAGCATACGAGAAAGCGATTAAGGTGAAAAAAGTATTTATGCGCGAAAAAGATCGCAAGATCCAGGAAGCTAAAGAAGCTCTTCGTGCAAGCGAGCGCTCAGAATGGCAAGCTAAAATTGCGGATACGCTGGAACAATTCGAAGTGGGCGGTATTGATCAAACCCATGACGAAATGATTAATCGTATCAACGAGCAGTCTGCCAAGAATGAAGCCCGTATGGAAATTGCTTTAGACAGCATTGATACGGAAACCATGGAAATTGAGGCAAATGCTGAGAAAATCAGAGCGAAGTCTTTGGTAGAGCAGTTCAAGATGGAAATGGGCGATAAAAGTGGTTCTATCAATATTGACGAGGAAGAACCAGCAAAAGAGAAAGACAGCTCTAAGACGGTTGGCAATAAAGAAAAAAGCAGTTCATAGGACATAGCCATGAGCAGCAAAAGTGAACAAGAACGCGAACGCCTGAAAGAAGAATACAAAGAGCATTATCGGCGTATTAAAGAGGCAAAGGAACGTCTTAAAAGAACGGAGCAGAAAGGTAAAATTGCGAAAGCAGTTGAGAATATGAACTCTGATAACCTGCTTGAGTCGGTTGATGAGTTCTTGGGTAAAGTCCGTGATAAAGTTACTCACGTGGAAGCCCGCCTTGATGTTGCTATGGACAGTCTTGATGACGACGATTCTGAAATCAGCAATAAAGTGAAGCAGGAAGAGCTGGATGAAGAACTCAAAAAGCAGAAGGCTAAACAGACCCTAAAGCAGGTGAAAGCTGAAATGGGTATGTTATATAATGAGATTGAGAAACATGCCGATGAAATTCGTACAGAGAAAACCATTGGTAACAAAAAGTCACCTTCCGACAGCGCTGACTCCAAAAGCACCGATAATTCATCAGAGCCCAACAAATGAGTAATGACGAGCTAAACATCAACTATACCCGCGAAGCTTTTATGAACCCTATTAATTTAGGTGTTCTTCTGGTTTCTACATTGACGGCCTTTTTCATGTCAGGGTTAGGAGATGTCTCCAGTTTACTTTTAACATCGGTATTCGGTCTCGAGCTGATGTACCTCGGTATAGTTCCAAAATTGCCCCGTTTCCGCAAAAAACTGGAGCTTAAGAAAATCAAGGAACGCCATGCTGCTAATAACGAGAAAGAGCTGTTTCAGTCATTGGATACCAAATCTCAAAAGCGATTCTTGGTCCTTAAGCATCTAGCCAAACTTGTTCAGGAAAACTTCGAGAAGCTTCCGTACAGCTCACAGGGATTATTAGACAACATCGGGAAGAAAATTGATGAGCTCCTGGGTAATTACCTGACCCTTCTTGATTTAATTAAACGCTATGAAGTTTATCTGAATACGTCACTGGAAAGCAACCTGAAAGAGGAAGTGGTGCGTCAGATTGAAGAAATTAAAACACTGGATTCAGAGAAGCTGAAACGCACAAAAGCACGTCGCGTTGCCATCATGCAAAAGCGACTCAAGAAGTTTAATGTAGCAAAAGAGAAATATCTGGTTTGTGAAACACATCTTGAAACCATCGAAGATGCGGTCAGGTACATCTATGAGCAGTCTATGACCATGAGCAACCCGGAAGAAATTGGTTTCCAGCTGGATAACTTACTCACTGAAGTAGAAGAAACTTCACAATTGATTGACGACTTAGATCAGGATATTTTACCTGAGTACACAACCGAATGGGAAAAAGATCTGGATTTTGATTCGATTTTGGATGACCTGACCGGTGAAGTGGAAACGGAAATTAAACCTGCTAAAAAAGTCAAAGAATAAACTATGGATTCGACTTACGAAACGCTTCTTTTAGATGTTGATGAAACAGGAATTTGCACGCTTACCATTAATCGCCCGGATAAACTGAATGCTCTTAACAATTTGGTTTTAGAAGAGCTTGCAGAAGCGGTAGACGCGATCAAGGAAAATTTCAAAATAAAGTCTTTAATAATTACCGGCGCTGGAGAAAAAGGATTTGTAGCCGGAGCCGATATTAAAGAGTTGAGTTCACTTGATCCTGTTTCCGGACAAAAAGCTTCCCAAAAAGGACAGTCCGTATTTCAAAAAATTGAGGATCTC comes from Balneola sp. and encodes:
- a CDS encoding thymidine phosphorylase, with product MDTKYNIVSLIRKKRDGKTLEKEEIQHLINLYTADEIPDYQISAFLMAAFLNGMNDEESAAFTEAMLHSGEIVDLSHVKGKKVDKHSTGGVGDKLSLILAPVVASAGVPVPMISGRGLGHTGGTLDKLESIPGFNVDMDLARYKEIIGKHDLVLAGQTKEIAPADKRLYALRDVTATVESIPLIAGSIMSKKLAEGIDALVLDVKAGSGAFMKTTEDAIKLGEALVGIGTQFEKETIAYITNMNQPLGYKIGNWLEVEECIDAMHGDGPDDIMEITHLLSGTMIYLGGKAKDVSEGIEISKKQIESGAAFQKWLDIVEEQGGDVEMIKSPENYPIAKYEFEIKSDKDGYVSEMDSFEIGMASVEMGAGRKTKEDDVDPQAGIILKKKIGDKITKGETILAGYTNKPSAIEAASDQLFGAVTIANTKPEAVHLVSHTIDKKGSRAFEL